ATGCCTCAAGCATCTTATCAATATCGTTTTTCTCAGCAAAAATCGTTTAGAATTAGCTATAACGGTAATACCAATCAGCCCTCACTTGATCAACTTCAGCCAGTAAGGGTAAATGACGATCCATATAATGTTGTGGAAGGAAATCAAGATTTAAGACCATCATTCAGAAGCAATATTAACGCTAATTACAACGCATACAAAGTTTTAACCAATCAATCGGTTTGGTTAAGTGGCTCCTATAGCTTTACTGCAAATCCAATTATTAGCGATGTAACCACTGATGGTGTTGGTAAAAGTACCTATCGTTACATCAATTACAATGATAAAATGCAGACAAATTTCTATTTGTATGGACAGATAAGCAGGAAAGTAAACACGCTTGGCGAGATAAATCTTGGTTTAAACGCAAACGCAAATGGGAGTTCTTCTTATAACTTTATTACCATCAACGATAATAGAACCTTAAATAATACTAAAAACTATACCTACAGTGGGGGTATCAATATTTCGAAATACAAAGATAAAAGTTATAGTTTTTATACCCGCTTTGGCCCAACATACAACATGTCTAGAGCAAGTATTGGTAGGAATAGTGATGGGTGGGGATGGACTGGTTATGCGTCGGGTAATGTGCAATTACCAGGGAAGTTTGAAATATCTACAGATGCAGAATACCAGTACAATGGAAAAACACAAGTGCTTACCGAAAGTTTTGAGCGTCTTATCTGGAATGCATCAGTAAGTAAAAAATTCTTCAAAGCAGAAAATTTAAGATTCTCAGCAACTGTAAATGATATTCTTAACCAGAATATCGGCTTTAATCGTTCGGCCAACAATACAACCATTAGCCAAAGCAGTTATACCACCATAAGGCGGTATTTAATGTTCTCGGTATCATGGGATTTTAGCAAAATGGGCGGCGGTATTAAAACACAAAAATAATTATCATGAAAACTACACTAAAATATATCGTCTTATTTGCTGTTATTTTCATCAGCAACGATCTTTTCGCCCAAAATATACACTTCATAAAAAATGGTGTGATCGAATTTGAGAAAAGATCAAATATGTATGCCTTGATTAAAAAGAGGATCAATAAAGATAATGAGACTTATATGAATCAGGCTTTTGAGCAATATAAAAAGAACAATCCACAGTTTAAAGTTGCCAAAAGCACCTTAAACTTTACCAGTGATAAAAGTTTATATAAGTGGCCAACGGTAGAAGAAACGATGAATAACAATTGGCTATCATCTGATGTTCTGGCTGATTTAAAAAATACAATTGCTACAAATTTCAATCAGCAAACCAGTGCTACACAAAAAAGTGTTTACGAAGACACTTATCTGGTTAAAGATAGCGTGCGTAAAATTAACTGGAAAATTACCGACGAAACAAGAGAAATTGCAGGCTACGAATGCCGCAGGGCAAATGCCATCATTATGGATTCGGTTTATGTGGTGGCTTATTACTCCAACCAAATTGCTGTTTCTGGTGGTCCAGAATCTTTTACCGGATTACCAGGCATGATTTTAGGTTTAGCTTTACCTCACGAAAATGTAACCTGGTTTGCAACTAAAGTAACAGAAGTTGCCGTGCCAGAGAAAGATTTAGCACCGCCTACAAAAGGAAAGCCGACAGATAATAAAGGTTTGAAAGCCATATTACTTGGCGCGATGAAAAATTGGGGCGAATACGCGCATCCCATATATAAGGCTTTTTCACTTTAACACCATAAATTCCATTCTTGTAATTATGCCTATTTTAGCGTAATCAATAGAATAGTAATGTACAGTGCACTTTATAACCACATCAATAGATTCATAGATTTGAATAGCGATGAACAAGAAACCCTTGAGTCGCTACTCAAATCTTTTTCCGTTAAAAAGAAGGCTTTTTTATTAGCGCAAGGACAAACCTGCAGGGCAAATTATTTTGTAGTAAAAGGCTGTTTAAGGCTTTATTTCATTGACATAAAGGGCGCTGAGCAAACCACTCAATTTGCCATAGAAAACTGGTGGATTACCGATCTAACCAGCTTTCTTTTTCAGGAACAATCTGAATTTTATATCCAGGCGGCAGAAGCCACCGAG
The nucleotide sequence above comes from Pedobacter riviphilus. Encoded proteins:
- a CDS encoding GLPGLI family protein, whose product is MKTTLKYIVLFAVIFISNDLFAQNIHFIKNGVIEFEKRSNMYALIKKRINKDNETYMNQAFEQYKKNNPQFKVAKSTLNFTSDKSLYKWPTVEETMNNNWLSSDVLADLKNTIATNFNQQTSATQKSVYEDTYLVKDSVRKINWKITDETREIAGYECRRANAIIMDSVYVVAYYSNQIAVSGGPESFTGLPGMILGLALPHENVTWFATKVTEVAVPEKDLAPPTKGKPTDNKGLKAILLGAMKNWGEYAHPIYKAFSL
- a CDS encoding Crp/Fnr family transcriptional regulator, whose product is MYSALYNHINRFIDLNSDEQETLESLLKSFSVKKKAFLLAQGQTCRANYFVVKGCLRLYFIDIKGAEQTTQFAIENWWITDLTSFLFQEQSEFYIQAAEATEVIAIEHHHYDEMFHKLPKLERYFRLILQKNHQASQRRIKFLYSQTAEERYRHFNSLFPEFVQRVPQYMLASYLGFTPEFLSKIRAKK